The Mustela nigripes isolate SB6536 chromosome 4, MUSNIG.SB6536, whole genome shotgun sequence genome includes a window with the following:
- the HTR5A gene encoding 5-hydroxytryptamine receptor 5A isoform X1, translating into MDSPVNLTYFFLSTPAPSETNHSSLDAEDPRPSPPLHSVFGVLVLTLLGFLVAATFSWNLLVLATILRVRTFHRVPHNLVASMAISDVLVAALVMPLSLVHELSGRRWQLGRRLCQLWIACDVLCCTASIWNVTAIALDRYWSVARHLEYTPRARKRISNVMIVLTWALSAVISLAPLLFGWGETYSERSEECQVSREPSYTVFSTVGAFYLPLCVVLFVYWKVYKAAKLRVGSRKTNSVSPWPEAVEAKTPAPQPQMVFTVRHTTVTFQTEGDTWREQKEQRAALMVGILIGVFALCWLPFFTTELIGPLCAYDIPAVWKSIFLWLGYSNSFFNPLIYTAFNKNYNSAFKNFFCRQH; encoded by the exons ATGGATTCACCTGTGAACCTaacctatttttttctctccacccccgccccttcgGAGACCAACCACAGCAGCCTTGACGCCGAAGACCCGCGCCCCAGCCCGCCCCTCCACTCTGTCTTCGGTGTGCTTGTTCTGACCTTGCTGGGCTTTCTGGTGGCTGCGACGTTCTCCTGGAACCTCCTGGTACTGGCGACCATCCTCCGTGTGCGCACCTTCCACCGGGTTCCGCACAACTTAGTGGCGTCCATGGCCATCTCGGACGTGCTCGTGGCGGCTCTGGTCATGCCGCTGAGCCTGGTGCATGAGTTGTCCGGCCGGCGCTGGCAGCTGGGTCGGCGGCTGTGCCAGCTGTGGATCGCGTGCGACGTGCTCTGCTGCACCGCCAGCATCTGGAATGTGACCGCCATCGCGCTGGACCGCTATTGGTCCGTCGCGCGTCACCTGGAATACACGCCCCGCGCCCGCAAGCGCATCTCCAATGTTATGATCGTGCTCACCTGGGCACTCTCCGCGGTGATCTCGCTGGCGCCGCTGCTCTTCGGCTGGGGGGAGACATACTCGGAGCGCAGCGAGGAGTGCCAGGTGAGCCGCGAGCCCTCCTACACCGTGTTCTCCACCGTGGGCGCCTTCTACCTGCCGCTCTGCGTGGTGCTCTTCGTGTACTGGAAGGTCTACAAGGCCGCCAAGCTCCGCGTGGGCTCCAGGAAGACCAACAGCGTGTCACCCTGGCCGGAGGCGGTGGAG GCGAAGACCCCTGCGCCGCAGCCCCAGATGGTGTTCACCGTGCGCCACACCACTGTCACCTTCCAGACAGAAGGGGACACGTGGAGGGAacagaaggagcagagagctgCCCTGATGGTGGGCATCCTCATCGGGGTGTTCGCGCTCTGCTGGCTGCCCTTCTTCACCACGGAGCTCATTGGCCCTCTCTGCGCCTACGACATCCCCGCCGTCTGGAagagcatcttcctttggctcggCTACTCCAACTCCTTCTTCAACCCGCTCATCTACACAGCGTTCAACAAGAACTATAACAGCGCCTTCAAGAACTTCTTTTGTAGGCAACACTGA